The Candidatus Nitrosocosmicus franklandus genome contains a region encoding:
- a CDS encoding glycosyltransferase, which yields MQRVYLAPYGVGLGHASRLILLAESLNRLSIRFHFSSFGEASHYIKGQGFECNLVPPVEFHWGKDGEFSVKNNINKIPQWLVNLPWQINKEIKYLKKFNPQVVVSDSRLSPLIASNILQIPRILVINQIKLLLTPRLREFKAAKIFETCNAELMGGLWNIADRILVPDLPPPYTISEENINSVKSVRKKIEYIGFTTPRVELSQTHINKVRRDLKLDSTKPVIFVHISGPQDTRLPIINALIRILKNQRVFQIIISEGKANGSVQPRKISENIWYYEWCPCRDEIFLISDILIIRGGHTAISQAIQFGKPFISLPIESHGEQLSNAEKIVKLGIGCKIDAKSINDEVLFNTLTELFSNLKYKEEIDKLAEISTKLNGIENIKNIILSYS from the coding sequence GTGCAAAGAGTCTATTTAGCGCCATATGGAGTTGGCTTGGGACACGCCAGCAGGTTAATACTATTAGCAGAGAGCTTAAATAGACTCAGCATTCGATTTCATTTTTCATCTTTTGGTGAAGCGTCTCATTATATAAAAGGCCAAGGTTTTGAATGTAATCTCGTTCCCCCTGTAGAATTTCATTGGGGAAAAGACGGAGAATTCTCTGTAAAAAACAACATTAATAAGATCCCACAATGGTTAGTCAACCTACCATGGCAAATTAACAAAGAGATAAAATATTTGAAAAAATTTAATCCTCAAGTAGTTGTTTCAGATTCTAGACTCTCCCCCTTGATCGCCTCGAATATTCTTCAAATACCGAGAATTTTGGTGATTAATCAGATCAAATTATTACTAACCCCCAGATTACGAGAGTTTAAAGCGGCCAAGATTTTTGAAACATGTAATGCTGAACTTATGGGAGGATTATGGAATATAGCAGATAGAATACTGGTACCAGATCTACCTCCACCTTATACGATATCAGAGGAGAACATTAATTCGGTTAAATCGGTAAGAAAGAAAATAGAATATATTGGGTTTACCACCCCACGAGTTGAATTATCACAAACACATATAAACAAAGTTAGACGAGATCTTAAACTTGATAGTACTAAACCAGTAATATTTGTTCATATCAGTGGTCCACAAGATACAAGATTACCAATTATCAATGCACTTATTCGTATACTCAAAAACCAAAGAGTTTTTCAAATAATTATTTCAGAAGGAAAAGCTAACGGCAGTGTTCAACCAAGAAAAATATCAGAAAATATTTGGTACTATGAATGGTGTCCATGTCGAGATGAAATCTTTTTAATTTCGGATATATTGATAATCAGAGGAGGCCACACAGCCATTTCCCAAGCAATTCAATTCGGAAAACCATTTATTTCGCTACCTATAGAAAGTCATGGAGAACAGTTATCGAATGCTGAAAAGATAGTAAAGCTTGGTATAGGTTGCAAAATTGATGCGAAATCCATTAATGATGAAGTCCTATTTAATACATTAACCGAATTATTTAGTAATTTGAAATACAAGGAAGAAATAGATAAACTTGCTGAAATCAGCACAAAGTTAAATGGAATTGAAAATATCAAGAATATCATCCTTTCTTACTCGTAG
- a CDS encoding glutamine amidotransferase-related protein: MVNNFSPFIADIVSIFNELDNKFDCYDCNQIQTIDTHLDFLRDFDNVILSGRQKNSVIINKINSSIVKACLILDKPLLGICYGGQILALTLGCTLKKIQKVKNTIQIDLIEPTPILEGYTSVRMYESHNFCISALSSDFKLLGTSESCTNELFCFRNKPLFGTQFHPEKSGRHGKDMLRNFLKLK; encoded by the coding sequence TTGGTAAATAATTTTTCACCATTTATAGCGGACATTGTAAGTATTTTCAACGAATTAGATAATAAATTTGATTGCTATGATTGTAATCAAATTCAGACTATAGATACCCATTTGGATTTTTTACGAGACTTTGATAATGTGATTCTATCAGGCCGACAGAAAAACTCTGTTATTATAAATAAGATCAATTCTAGTATAGTAAAGGCATGTTTGATACTGGACAAGCCCTTGCTTGGAATATGTTACGGAGGACAAATCTTGGCCCTGACTCTCGGATGTACTTTAAAAAAAATTCAAAAAGTTAAGAATACGATTCAAATTGATTTGATTGAACCCACACCTATCTTAGAAGGGTACACGTCGGTACGAATGTATGAAAGTCATAATTTTTGTATTTCCGCTCTCTCAAGTGATTTCAAGTTGCTTGGTACATCAGAATCTTGTACCAATGAATTGTTTTGCTTTCGTAACAAACCGCTTTTTGGAACTCAATTCCATCCGGAGAAAAGTGGACGACATGGGAAAGACATGCTTCGTAATTTTCTAAAACTGAAGTAG